In Vidua chalybeata isolate OUT-0048 chromosome 5, bVidCha1 merged haplotype, whole genome shotgun sequence, one genomic interval encodes:
- the YEATS4 gene encoding YEATS domain-containing protein 4: MFKRMAEFGPDSGGRVKGVTIVKPIVYGNVARYFGKKREEDGHTHQWTVYVKPYRNEDMSAYVKKIQFKLHESYGNPLRVVTKPPYEITETGWGEFEIIIKIFFIDPNERPVTLYHLLKLFQSDTNAILGKKTVVSEFYDEMIFQDPTAMMQQLLTTSRQLTLGAYKHETEFADLEVKTREKLEAAKKKTSFEIAELKERLKASRETINCLKNEIRKLEEDDQSKDM, encoded by the exons ATGTTCAAGAGAATGGCAGAGTTCGGGCCTGACTCCGGCGGCAGGGTGAAG GGCGTTACCATCGTGAAGCCGATCGTGTACGGGAACGTCGCGCGGTATtttgggaagaagagagagGAGGATGGTCACACTCACCAGTGGACGGTGTATGTGAAGCCGTACCGGAACGAG GACATGTCTGCgtatgtgaaaaaaattcaattcaaGTTGCATGAAAGCTACGGTAATCCTTTAAGAG TTGTTACCAAACCACCATATGAAATCACCGAAACAGGCTGGGGTGAATTTGAAATAATCattaagatatttttcattGATCCAAATGAAAGACCT GTAACTTTATATCACTTGCTGAAGCTCTTTCAGTCGGATACCAATGCCATCCTGGGGAAGAAAACTGTAGTTTCTGAATTCTATGATGAAATG ATATTTCAAGATCCTACTGCAATGATGCAGCAGCTGTTAACAACGTCTCGTCAACTAACACTAGGTGCTTATAAACATGAAACAGAGT TTGCAGATCTGGAAGTGAAAACCAGGGAGAAACTCGAAGCTGCCAAAAAGAAGACTAGTTTTGAAATTGCTGAGCTTAAAGAAAGACTAAAAGCAAGTCGTGAAACCATCAACTGTTTAAAGAATGAAATCAGAAAACTTGAAGAAGATGATCAGTCTAAAGATATGTGA